The region GGGCATGCATGCCTCCCCCAGCAAGGGCGCGAGCATCGAGTTTGCCGAGCACAAGCAATATTCCCAGGGCGATGAGCTGCGCCACCTGGACTGGAAAATCTACGGCAAGTCCGACAAGCTCTTCGTCAAGCAGTTCGAGGCCGAGACCAACATCGCCGCGCTCTTCGTGCTCGATACGAGCGGATCCATGGGGTATTGCGGCGCGCAGATGTCGCCGGATATCAACCCGGCCGATGTCGATACCGGCGCCGACCGGCGCGGGCAGGAACTTGGCACCGGGCAGGTGAGCAAGCTCGCCTATTCGGCCATGATGAGTGCGGGGCTCGCCCATCTGCTGCAGGGGCA is a window of Chrysiogenia bacterium DNA encoding:
- a CDS encoding DUF58 domain-containing protein; amino-acid sequence: MTQLLDPATLAKLRPLGLRAQRIAQGVWAGMHASPSKGASIEFAEHKQYSQGDELRHLDWKIYGKSDKLFVKQFEAETNIAALFVLDTSGSMGYCGAQMSPDINPADVDTGADRRGQELGTGQVSKLAYSAMMSAGLAHLLQGQQDAVGLACGASKLDLFVPPRPGPKQLAQLFHELEAIEPKGESH